CCCACTGGTCGAGCTGCGCGGGATCGAAATTGCCCGCCACCACCAGCACCGCATTGTCGGGGCGGTAATAGGTCGCATGGAAGGCGCGGATGTCGTCGATCGTCGCGGCGTCGAGATCCTCGATGCTGCCGATGCCGGGGCGCGCATAGGGGTGCGTCGTATAGCCGATCATCGGGCGATAGAGGTAGAACAGCTTGCCGAAGGGCGCGGCGAGGACGCGGCTGCGCAATTCCTCCTTCACGACTTCGCGCTCGGAGGCGAACACCTTGGGATCGACCACCAGCGTCGCCATCCGGTCGGCCTCGGCGAACAACAGCCGCTGCAAATGGTTGGCGGGCACCGCCTCGAAATAATTGGTGTAGTCGTCGCCGGTCGATGCGTTGTTGTAGCCGCCGACATCCTCGGTCAGCCGGTCGACCTGCTCGTCGACCAGGTTGCGCGTGCCCTTGAACATCAGATGCTCGAACATGTGCGCGAAGCCCGACTTGCCCGCGGGATCGTCCTTCGATCCGACATCGTACCAGACCTGCACCGACACCGTCGACGTCGTGGTGTCGCGGATCGCATAGACGCGCAGGCCGTTTGCGAGCGTGCGTTCGGTATAGACGATCGGTTCGACGCCGACCGGCGCGGTCGCCGCCGGGGGCGGCGTCTGCGCGTGCGTCGCGACCGGCGTCAGCATGGTGGCGAACAGCAGTGCGGCGGCGAACTTGGTCATGGCGGTCTCCGGTGGAGGCGCCGTTGTGCCGCAGTCCCCGCGCGTGTCAATCGCCGCAGCCGCGATCGCGCGGCGCTGTCCTACAAGCACTGGTTTTGATAGGTCGAGCCCATGACCACGCACTTCCCGCGCTCGGCCGCCATCGTCTTTCGATTCGGCGGGGAGGGAAATATGGGGGGGTGTAGTGTAGCTTTTGTAGCCTTCCGAACCATCGGTACGGCGCGACTCGCGGGGCTATCGTCGGTACCTGCGCCGACCCGATCGGGCCGGCGCAAGCAGGGGGTTCAGGCGGGTTCGGTTACCGCGTCGGCGCGCGGATTGATCTTGGCTTTCGCCATCGCGGTCAGCTTGTCGTCGGTCGCATATTCCTCGTCGAGCGTCTGCTGGAGGATGCCCGCGATCTCGGTATGGCCGAGCTGCTCGGCCCAGGTGACCAGCGTGCCGTAGCGCGTGATCTCGTAATGCTCGACCGCTTGTGCGGCGGCGATCAGTGCAGCGTCGAGCACCGCCTTGTCGGCGATCTCGCCCGCGGTTTCGTTGGCTTCCTTGATGATGCCGTCGATCGCGGGGCAGGTCACCGCCTTGGCCTTCTCGCCCAGCAGCTCGAACACCTGCTCGAGGCGGGCAATCTGGCCTTCGGTTTCGGTCAGATGCTGTTCGAACCCGGCCTTCAGCCCGGCGTCGGTCGCCTTGGCGACCATCTTGGGCAGCGCCTTGGTGATCTGGTTCTCGGCATAATAGACGTCCTGGAGCTGGTGCAGGAACAGGTCGTCGAACGTGGCGATGTCTTTGGTGAACAAGCCCATGATGGCCTCCATCGTAAGAGTGGACGCCAGGCCGGGGGAACAGCAGGCGTCGCTGCATCAACCCGCAAGGCGTGCCGATGGTTG
The genomic region above belongs to Sphingomonas qomolangmaensis and contains:
- a CDS encoding YciE/YciF ferroxidase family protein codes for the protein MGLFTKDIATFDDLFLHQLQDVYYAENQITKALPKMVAKATDAGLKAGFEQHLTETEGQIARLEQVFELLGEKAKAVTCPAIDGIIKEANETAGEIADKAVLDAALIAAAQAVEHYEITRYGTLVTWAEQLGHTEIAGILQQTLDEEYATDDKLTAMAKAKINPRADAVTEPA